A DNA window from Parabacteroides johnsonii DSM 18315 contains the following coding sequences:
- a CDS encoding 6-bladed beta-propeller has product MNRTVFLLVTLLCLYLSCTEKKQEEKILLENFPTPKEMHPRWSDLFTDKSEITPLETTSECLVGQIDKIKKFKGHYYISSSGGQSILHFNEKGKFVSVLSKQGQGPEEYQRIEDFDICETEGTTEIWISDNISLKVYDAADLSFKFKIPYSYVIHKFKRLDNSHILLVTGQNENTLTLTDKEGKILSDYLKKEIPFIMFRPVQFIACGSDYLFQLGISNTYVAFNSETETFREGVFTQDQSYLSKEQLLESFKIDGMDFILKANQGSYINNLVSLRDIIWVQTHNNGQNFLTKIQNGQAVSTEFTYGSVLSTISVADSDNSVLLYANPEQLSEYGNDLFDKFGNKINCHAEDNPCIIEFF; this is encoded by the coding sequence ATGAATAGAACCGTCTTTTTACTCGTCACTTTATTATGCTTATACCTTTCCTGTACGGAAAAAAAGCAAGAGGAGAAAATTCTATTGGAGAATTTTCCCACCCCAAAGGAGATGCATCCCCGATGGTCCGATTTATTTACGGATAAAAGTGAGATTACACCTCTGGAAACCACTTCCGAGTGTCTGGTCGGGCAAATAGACAAAATAAAAAAATTCAAAGGCCACTATTATATTTCTTCATCCGGCGGGCAATCAATCCTGCACTTTAATGAAAAGGGAAAATTTGTATCCGTACTGTCTAAACAAGGGCAAGGGCCGGAAGAATATCAGCGTATCGAGGATTTCGATATCTGTGAAACAGAGGGAACTACTGAAATCTGGATTTCAGATAATATAAGCCTGAAAGTGTATGATGCAGCTGATTTATCATTTAAATTCAAAATACCCTATTCCTATGTTATCCACAAATTCAAAAGACTGGATAACTCGCATATCCTGTTGGTAACCGGACAAAATGAAAATACACTCACTTTAACCGATAAAGAAGGGAAGATACTTTCCGACTATCTGAAAAAAGAAATTCCTTTCATTATGTTCCGTCCCGTACAGTTCATAGCATGTGGTTCAGACTATCTATTCCAGTTAGGGATATCTAACACGTATGTAGCATTTAACTCCGAAACGGAAACATTCAGGGAGGGGGTATTTACCCAAGATCAATCATATCTTTCAAAAGAACAACTACTCGAGTCTTTCAAGATCGACGGAATGGATTTTATCCTGAAAGCCAACCAAGGTTCATACATTAACAACCTCGTTTCACTACGCGATATTATCTGGGTACAGACGCACAATAATGGGCAAAACTTCCTGACCAAAATCCAAAACGGGCAGGCCGTATCAACCGAATTTACTTATGGCTCCGTACTCTCCACTATATCGGTGGCCGACAGTGACAACAGTGTCTTGCTATATGCTAATCCCGAACAACTATCCGAGTACGGGAACGATCTTTTTGACAAGTTCGGCAATAAGATAAATTGCCATGCAGAAGATAATCCCTGTATAATAGAATTTTTTTAA
- a CDS encoding ATP-binding protein, with protein MSNKIYPIGIQNFEKLRTGGYFYIDKTELIYRIIKTGSYYFLSRPRRFGKSLLISTIEAYFQGKKELFEGLAMEKLEKDWIEHPILHMDLNIEKYDCQESLDNMLEKTLAGWESLYGANPSERSFSLRFAGVIERANKQTGQRVVVLVDEYDKPMLQAIGNEELQQSFRNTLKPFYGVLKTMDGNIKFGMLTGVTKFGKVSVFSDLNNLDDISMREPYVNLCGVSEQEIHDNLEEELHELAELQNMTYEDVCIKLKEYYDGYHFVENTIGIYNPFSLLNTFKYNKFSNYWFETGTPSYLVELLKRSHYDLERMANEETSSDVLNSIYADSSSPIPVIYQSGYLTIKSYDEEFGIYQLGFPNREVEEGFVRYLMPFYTSINKVESPFEIQKFVSEIRKGQPDAFLRRLQCFFADTPYELARQLELHYQNVLFIVFKLVGFYTQVEYHTSRGRVDLVLKTNDYIYVMEFKLEGTAQEALKQINEKQYALPFASDPRKLFKIGINFSNELRNIEEWIIEE; from the coding sequence ATGAGCAATAAAATTTATCCGATAGGCATACAAAACTTCGAAAAACTTCGAACCGGTGGTTATTTCTATATCGATAAAACCGAACTTATCTACCGGATTATCAAAACCGGCAGCTACTATTTCCTGAGCCGTCCCCGCCGCTTCGGGAAAAGCCTGCTCATATCCACGATCGAAGCCTATTTCCAAGGCAAGAAAGAACTGTTCGAAGGGCTTGCCATGGAAAAACTGGAAAAAGACTGGATCGAGCATCCGATCTTGCACATGGACCTGAATATCGAGAAATACGATTGTCAGGAAAGCCTCGATAATATGCTTGAAAAAACATTGGCCGGTTGGGAAAGCCTGTATGGAGCCAATCCATCCGAACGTTCTTTTTCCCTCCGTTTCGCTGGAGTCATCGAACGAGCCAACAAACAGACAGGCCAACGCGTCGTAGTCCTTGTGGACGAATATGACAAGCCGATGTTACAGGCTATAGGCAATGAAGAGCTCCAACAATCATTCCGTAACACCCTGAAACCTTTCTACGGAGTTTTGAAAACGATGGACGGCAATATCAAATTCGGTATGCTAACCGGCGTAACCAAATTCGGAAAAGTAAGCGTATTCAGCGACTTGAACAATTTAGACGATATTTCCATGCGCGAGCCATACGTCAATCTTTGTGGGGTTTCCGAACAGGAGATACACGACAATCTGGAAGAAGAACTCCATGAATTAGCAGAACTCCAAAACATGACATACGAGGATGTTTGTATCAAACTCAAAGAGTATTACGACGGTTATCATTTCGTAGAAAATACCATCGGCATATATAACCCGTTCAGCCTGCTCAACACATTTAAATATAATAAGTTCAGCAACTATTGGTTCGAAACAGGCACACCGTCTTATTTGGTTGAACTGTTGAAGCGAAGCCATTACGATCTGGAACGCATGGCAAACGAAGAAACCAGCTCGGATGTACTGAACAGCATTTATGCAGACTCGTCGAGCCCTATCCCCGTAATCTATCAAAGCGGGTATCTGACCATTAAAAGTTATGATGAAGAATTCGGCATTTACCAGTTAGGTTTCCCAAATCGCGAAGTAGAAGAAGGCTTTGTACGGTACCTGATGCCTTTCTATACGAGTATAAACAAAGTAGAATCTCCCTTCGAAATACAGAAATTCGTCAGTGAAATCCGTAAAGGCCAACCCGATGCGTTCCTCCGACGCCTGCAATGTTTCTTTGCAGACACCCCATACGAACTGGCCCGCCAATTGGAATTGCATTACCAGAATGTCCTCTTCATCGTTTTCAAACTGGTCGGTTTTTATACGCAAGTCGAATACCACACAAGCAGGGGACGTGTCGATTTGGTATTGAAAACAAATGACTACATCTATGTGATGGAATTCAAATTGGAAGGTACTGCTCAGGAAGCGCTTAAGCAAATTAACGAAAAGCAGTATGCACTTCCATTCGCTTCCGACCCAAGAAAATTATTCAAGATCGGGATTAATTTCAGTAACGAACTGCGGAACATTGAAGAGTGGATTATTGAAGAATAA